The DNA region CCGCTGGCCAGGAGATAATCCTTTTCCACCGGGATCATGGTCCTTGGCCCAGGGCCGGAACCGCAGAGAGTCCCATCCATCAAAGCGAAAATCCCGGAATGGATCTCTTTTTGGATGGCCAGGAGATCCACCAGGGTTTCATGAATGACGCTGTGGGTATAATGTCGTTTGGTATTCAAAAGACCCCCGAAAGCATTTTTCATGGCCCCGGTGGTGGTGGTATAAATATGGGTTTTAACGGTCGGAAGATGAACGATATTTTTCCCTATGAAGAATTCGGGGATGCGGATTCCCCGGGGAAAGATACGATCCAGGACCCTCATTCGGGCCTTGGGACGATAATCGATCCATCGGATCTGTTCTTTCTTGAAATTATAGAGCTCCGGAATGCGGTATTTCTGATAGATGGGGGTCAATTTGTTCAGCCTTCCACCCTTATCGGGATTGGTGACCACCGTATTGTTATGGACCGCCACCAACTCCTTATAGCCGTTTTCCTGTAAGGCCCGGATCATCCCCTCCAACTGCCAGGGGGTGGTATTGGCGGAAAGAAAAGGGAAATGCCAGGAGATGTTGTCTTTGAGGATGACCGGCCGGGTCGGATCGAGATGCTTTTTCAATTCAGCCCATTCGACCAGTCGGCTGATATCGTCAAAGACGGTCTGCGGGCTGGTTTTTAGAACAGCGACTTTGGAGTTCATAAAAATTCCGTTCAAATGTTTTTTCCACCCAACACTTCCCGTTTGATGCGGTTGATGTGGCCTCGGCCGGAGCCCTTCACCTCGCAGCCCAGCTCGAAATATCTCCGGATCTGATCGTCTCTCAGTATCCCAAAACAATCGATGACCGCCGCCGGTTTTCCAATCCAGTCTACGACCTGGTCCGGATCCAACTCCAGATAAGGCAGATGACGAACGGCCAAGACCAAGGCATCCGCTCCTTGTACGGCCTCCGGAATGCTTTTGGATACCAGAAGATTGGTCAGCCCTTCCTGATTCCGGAAAAAACGGGACCAGCTGCTATGGATCGGATAATCGTCTTGTTTTTCCATCTCCCACCAACGATCCACATAAGGATCATGGACCCTGACCTCCGCCCCCATCTCGCTTAACTTCCGGACCAGAAGTTCTGAGCCGCTGTAACGCGTATCCCCCACATCCTCCCGGTAGGATATCCCCAGAACCGCAATCAGGGAAGAGGCCACAATCCGGTTTTTGTTGCGCAGGGCATCCCGGACCAATTGGGCGGCATGAAGGGCCCGGGTATCATTGATATCGATGGCCAGTGGAGTGATCTGAAAGATATCATCTTGAAAACCCATCAGGTGTTTATAAGACCAAAGCCCTAACCCCCCGTCCTTGGGCAAACAATAGCCCCCGATCCCCGGGCCGGGGAACAGGATATTATTGTGGGTCGGACGGACCTTGATGGCCTCGATGACCTTGACCAGGTCCACCCCGTTGCGTTCAGCAAAAAGACTCCATTCATGCATAAAGGCCAGCACGGTGGCGCGGAAACTGTTTTCGACGATTTTGCAGGTCTCGCTTTCCATGGGCCGGTCTAAGACCGTCAATGGATATTTTTCCACCTCGATGACTTCGGAAAGGAATCGAACCACCTTGGCCCTGGCCTCATCGTTGATACCACTGCAGACCCGCCAGAAATTCCGGATCGAAGCCACATATTCTTTCCCGGGCATGACCCGTTCAAAACTGTGGGCCAATAGAGGATCCTCGGACAGACCCCTTTCTTCAAAAGCCTTTTTAATATAAGGGTAGGCGATGTATTCGGTCGTTCCCGGCGGTACGGTCGTTTCGATCAGGACCAGGGCCTTGGGAGAAATTTTCTGCCCGATAATCTTGAAACTTTCTTCCAGGGCCTGAA from Deltaproteobacteria bacterium includes:
- a CDS encoding DUF362 domain-containing protein; translated protein: MNSKVAVLKTSPQTVFDDISRLVEWAELKKHLDPTRPVILKDNISWHFPFLSANTTPWQLEGMIRALQENGYKELVAVHNNTVVTNPDKGGRLNKLTPIYQKYRIPELYNFKKEQIRWIDYRPKARMRVLDRIFPRGIRIPEFFIGKNIVHLPTVKTHIYTTTTGAMKNAFGGLLNTKRHYTHSVIHETLVDLLAIQKEIHSGIFALMDGTLCGSGPGPRTMIPVEKDYLLASGDSVAIDAVAAHMMGFDPLKLPFIRLGLEDGLGQGKFEDIDVVGEDVSRENFGFQVGDNFASNIGDLLWFSPFRKYQKIFFHTPLVNLFIFGSFFYHDFIWWPFKGTPMMNRLKKESKWGRFFSTYPDL
- a CDS encoding nucleotide sugar dehydrogenase, translated to MEYSLAPTGERFSLPNAEDKEIENRRLRTLVEEQRRLDREIVVVMGVGFVGAVMAGVIADSLDAQGRSGKFVIGMQRPSSRSFWKIPFINRGVCPVTAEDQEVAPLIRRCVLDKKTLTATFSMEALSLADVVVVDVQCDFIKEDLGHVKSGNADIQALEESFKIIGQKISPKALVLIETTVPPGTTEYIAYPYIKKAFEERGLSEDPLLAHSFERVMPGKEYVASIRNFWRVCSGINDEARAKVVRFLSEVIEVEKYPLTVLDRPMESETCKIVENSFRATVLAFMHEWSLFAERNGVDLVKVIEAIKVRPTHNNILFPGPGIGGYCLPKDGGLGLWSYKHLMGFQDDIFQITPLAIDINDTRALHAAQLVRDALRNKNRIVASSLIAVLGISYREDVGDTRYSGSELLVRKLSEMGAEVRVHDPYVDRWWEMEKQDDYPIHSSWSRFFRNQEGLTNLLVSKSIPEAVQGADALVLAVRHLPYLELDPDQVVDWIGKPAAVIDCFGILRDDQIRRYFELGCEVKGSGRGHINRIKREVLGGKNI